In Colletotrichum higginsianum IMI 349063 chromosome 1, whole genome shotgun sequence, one genomic interval encodes:
- a CDS encoding Platelet-activating factor acetylhydrolase gives MKIQIPWLSTPWVWASLALAILGEPIPAPTGEYNVGAQRFVVPFLDEEDVVWPNGISTEYLVTLYYPTSDEKPCPKPYLEPELVELYEDLWNYNISHLTSTLRWNASYLEEGTGPTLLFGPGGWGPPTDGSYIAISDLVSHGYVVAAFDHVYEQPFVRYPNGTGVYGLSPAFNNYTLAWVEELHAVRVRQQLQFINYFPSLVSELDAPFKTTDFGTFGVSLGGSAALTLALESDAVSAAINVDGTNWGRLNSTSDSDLKKPSMILGFGGHNANSDRTWSNYRAWQTGWWRLFSVDGSVHADWEDRTYWKVFGTTATMGPINGNRMVNITRTFIRAFFDDVLLGAEQPLLDTPSDEFSEVHWDEIHDGK, from the exons ATGAAAATCCAGATCCCCTGGCTTTCAACGCCGTGGGTGTGGGCGTCGCTCGCACTTGCGATACTTGGAGAGCCAATCCCCGCTCCTACAGGCGAGTACAATGTCGGCGCCCAGCGCTTCGTCGTTCCCTTTTTagacgaggaagatgttGTCTGGCCAAACGGTATTTCAACTGAGTATCTCGTCACCCTGTACTATCCTACCTCAGACGAGAAGCCTTGCCCGAAGCCGTACCTCGAGCCCGAACTTGTCGAATTGTACGAGGATTTATGGAATTACAACATCTCCCACCTGACTTCGACTTTGCGGTGGAATGCCTCTTATCTTGAAGAGGGAACGGGTCCGACGCTCCTTTTCGGGCCCGGCGGTTGGGGACCACCGACTGATGGCAGCTATATTGCCATCTCTGATCTCGTCTCCCACG GATACGTCGTGGCTGCATTCGACCACGTCTACGAGCAACCCTTTGTGCGATATCCGAATGGTACGGGCGTATATGGCCTCTCGCCAGCCTTCAACAATTACACTCTTGCCTGGGTAGAAGAGCTGCATGCCGTCAGAGTCAGACAGCAGCTTCAGTTCATTAACTACTTCCCCTCCCTTGTGTCAGAGCTCGACGCGCCTTTCAAGACCACCGACTTCGGCACCTTCGGTGTATCTCTCGGAGGCTCCGCTGCGCTTACCTTGGCACTGGAGAGTGATGCCGTTTCTGCCGCCATCAACGTGGACGGTACTAACTGGGGCCGGCTGAACAGCACATCCGACTCCGACCTGAAGAAGCCGTCGATGATTCTGGGCTTCGGGGGCCACAATGCAAACTCTGACCGCACTTGGAGCAATTATCGAGCCTGGCAGACTGGCTGGTGGCGCCTGTTCTCGGTAGATGGAAGCGTGCATGCTGACTGGGAGGACAGGACATATTGGAAGGTTTTCGGTACAACAGCTACAATGGGGCCTATCAACGGCAACAGAATGGTCAACATCACGAGGACGTTCATCAGAGCATTCTTTGATGACGTTTTGCTTGGTGCTGAGCAGCCTCTTTTGGATACTCCTTCAGACGAATTTTCCGAGGTGCATTGGGACGAAATTCATGATGGAAAATGA
- a CDS encoding Had-superfamily subfamily variant 1 has product MEPTRHNIAAVLFDLDGTLFDHHHSLGSAISTVQQKYDSFSGENTQDLISKYNISLQKAYDEYLRNRITYQEADSRKIRLFFNEVGLPEPTAQQITEFRNVYKPAYQKSRRATPDSVEMLIRLREHGFRLGIVTNGQLKDQLEKSDAIGVRHLVDNIITSEEAGCCKPDKRLFHLAIEALGATLQNSYMIGDSVDSDIRGGLECGIETILYSPVATDSTRVLFGTPVSVIRSMSQLPGYLNFSLPRFAPNIAYQNSLVVAEGIGMDLITEPRHCLWLPKNTVHDLAKELSAVLAGISVENYVFAILRTEGMVRTVAKAASPINETAIRISYRGQGEQMNEPSTHVRFHITERLHSIRIDYEKCILSSKSCIEARLLESLRLLQACCDNLMRDYPRAALRNLRSVMMILAEIAGTQASLVVEGEGIEL; this is encoded by the coding sequence ATGGAGCCGACCCGCCACAATATCGCTGCAGTATTGTTCGACTTGGATGGAACTCTTTTTGATCATCACCACTCGCTCGGATCCGCCATATCAACAGTTCAACAGAAATATGACAGTTTCTCAGGGGAAAATACCCAAGACCTCATTTCCAAGTACAACATATCACTTCAGAAGGCCTACGACGAATACCTGCGCAATAGAATCACTTACCAAGAGGCGGACTCTAGAAAGATTCGCCTGTTTTTCAACGAGGTTGGGCTCCCAGAGCCGACTGCCCAGCAGATCACCGAGTTCAGGAACGTCTACAAACCAGCGTACCAGAAAAGTCGAAGAGCGACTCCAGACAGTGTCGAGATGCTGATTCGTCTACGCGAGCACGGTTTCAGACTGGGAATCGTTACCAACGGACAACTCAAAGACCAGCTGGAAAAGTCGGATGCAATTGGGGTCCGTCACCTTGTCGACAATATCATCACCTCAGAAGAAGCAGGGTGTTGCAAGCCCGATAAACGACTGTTTCACCTAGCCATCGAGGCGTTGGGAGCCACGCTTCAGAACAGCTATATGATAGGTGATTCTGTGGACTCTGATATCAGGGGAGGTCTTGAATGCGGAATCGAGACCATTTTGTATTCGCCCGTTGCGACAGACTCCACGAGAGTATTGTTCGGTACACCTGTGTCAGTCATCCGAAGCATGTCTCAGCTCCCGGGGTACCTCAACTTCAGCCTCCCACGATTCGCCCCAAATATCGCCTATCAAAATTCGCTAGTTGTTGCGGAGGGAATCGGCATGGACTTGATTACCGAGCCACGGCACTGTCTCTGGTTGCCGAAGAATACCGTCCACGACCTTGCGAAAGAACTGTCTGCTGTTCTTGCAGGCATCTCCGTGGAGAACTACGTCTTTGCCATCCTTCGAACCGAAGGAATGGTCAGAACAGTCGCTAAAGCGGCATCCCCAATCAACGAGACCGCCATACGGATCTCTTatcgaggccaaggcgaGCAAATGAACGAGCCGAGCACACATGTCAGATTTCACATCACTGAGAGACTTCACAGCATCCGGATCGACTACGAAAAATGCATTCTCTCTTCGAAATCATGCATTGAAGCTAGGTTGCTCGAGAGTCTTAGATTGCTCCAGGCCTGTTGTGACAACCTCATGCGAGACTACCCAAGAGCAGCATTGCGAAATCTCAGGTCTGTGATGATGATACTAGCTGAGATCGCTGGCACACAGGCTTCATTAGTTGTCGAGGGCGAAGGAATTGAGCTTTAA
- a CDS encoding Phosphate transporter: MAVLTQYDWIIAIISIAFCGSSFGNGANDVANSYATSVAARTLTMPQVGFLSMCTEFFGAVVLGARVTGTIKNDIIDLDRFRQTPSTLILAMGCAEFASAFWLLAATKLGYPVSTTQTIVGALVGVGIAAQAQVSWSWKDGSVSQIAASWAIAPLIAAVIGAVLFASLKFTVLERKNSFEKAMKAIPFYLAFTAAVLALFITVEAPGAPSLEELGAGTACGIVLGVFFGALLLAYVFFVPYVHRRLVKEDPRIRLRHIFLGPMLYMENPPIYMPAKGNEFVIDYYADAHDESAEEMKKNNDDDNINNSADVEKQQAKNLGNGNGNDNASADSPTSAPPLSLEDVERGGKKTPLATGGGVVQRYKRKPEPEERFLAPTAHLPIHNPKRIWSFIKYFFLQGVTRDCVTHASSQLSAIHGKAKRYDNRVEHLWTYAQVASAMMMSIAHGSNDVANAVGPWIAAYQVYMTGEIREDGESPIWILVVAGFLLGAGFWFMGHHIIKAMGNKITQLSPTRGFAMELGAAITVLLASRLGLPVSTTQCLTGAVIGVALMNFDIGAVNWRQVAFIFSGWLVTLPCAGLIGGLLMAMSLNTPQFGQG; the protein is encoded by the exons ATGGCCGTCCTCACGCAGTATGACTGGATCATAgccatcatcagcatcgCCTTCTGCGGCAGCTCCTtcggcaacggcgccaaCGATGTCGCCAACTCGTACGCCACCTCGGTCGCCGCCCGCACCCTCACCATGCCCCAGGTCGGCTTCCTGTCCATGTGCACCGAGttcttcggcgccgtcgtcctcggcgcccgcgtCACCGGCACCATCAAGAacgacatcatcgacctcgaccgctTCCGCCAGACCCCCTCCACCCTGATCCTCGCCATGGGctgcgccgagttcgccaGCGCCTTCTGGCTgctcgccgccaccaagctGGGCTACCCCGTCTCCACCACCCagaccatcgtcggcgccctcgtcggcgtcggcatcgccgcccaggcccaggTCTCGTGGTCCTGGAAGGACGGCAGCGTCTCCCAGATCGCCGCCTCCTGGGCCATCGCCcccctcatcgccgccgtcatcggcgccgtcctcttCGCCTCCCTCAAGTTCACCGTCCTCGAGCGCAAGAACTCCTTCGAGAAGGCCATGAAGGCCATCCCCTTCTACCTCGccttcaccgccgccgtcctcgccctcttcatcaccgtcgaggcccccggcgccccgtccctcgaggagctcggcgccggcaccgcctgcggcatcgtcctcggcgtcttcttcggcgcccTGCTGCTCGCCtacgtcttcttcgtcccctacgtccaccgccgcctcgtcaAGGAGGACCCGCGcatccgcctccgccacATCTTCCTCGGCCCCATGCTGTACATGGAGAACCCCCCCATCTACATGCCGGCCAAGGGCAACGAGTTTGTCATCGACTACTACGCTGACGCCCACGACGAGTCTGCGGAAGAGATGAAAAagaacaacgacgacgacaacatcaacaacagtgccgacgtcgagaagcagcaggccaagaacctcggcaacggcaacggcaacgacaACGCCAGCGCTGACAGcccgacctcggcgccccccctctccctcgaggacgtcgagcgCGGCGGCAAGAAGACTCCTCtcgccaccggcggcggcgtcgtccagAGGTACAAGCGcaagcccgagcccgaggagcgCTTCCTCGCCCCGACCGCCCACCTCCCCATCCACAACCCCAAGCGCATCTGGAGCTTCATCAAGTACTTCTTCCTGCAGGGCGTCACTCGCGACTGCGTCACCCACGCCTCCTCCCAGCTGTCCGCCATCCACGGCAAGGCCAAGCGCTACGACAACCGCGTCGAGCACCTCTGGACCTACGCCCAGGTCGCCAGCGCCATGATGATGTCCATCGCCCACGGCTCCAACGACGTTgccaacgccgtcggccCCTGGATCGCCGCCTACCAGGTCTACATGACGGGCGAGATCAGGGAGGACGGCGAGTCCCCTATCTGGATTCTCGTGGTGGCcggcttcctcctcggcgccggcttctGGTTCATGGGCCACCACATCATCAAGGCCATGGGCAACAAGATCACTCAG CTGTCTCCCACCAGAGGTTTCGCCATGGAGTTgggcgccgccatcaccgtccTCCTTGCCAGTCGTCTCGGTCTCCCCGTCAGCACCACCCAGTGCCTGACCGGTGCCGTCATCGGTGTCGCCTTGATGAACTTCgacatcggcgccgtcaactGGCGCCAGGTCgccttcatcttctccgGCTGGCTCGTCACCCTTCCCTGCGCCGGTCTCATCGGTGGTctgttgatggccatgtcCCTCAACACTCCCCAGTTCGGCCAGGGCTAA
- a CDS encoding Uracil permease: MASNIIRQRALSSLSHTARSAPMAARATATPSTRRFLSEKPGLASTDIRDIGDARKTNPPQPKISNASVGDEKLTDEQQREVDEHNKDFEKKHDTAAPAGKDKVDKKFWTKRGGSE; this comes from the coding sequence atGGCTTCCAACATCATCCGCCAAAGAGCGCTGTCTTCGCTCTCACACACGGCTCGCTCGGCGCCAATGGCCGCGCGCGCGACCGCCACGCCGTCGACACGGCGCTTCCTGAGCGAAAAGCCCGGCCTGGCGTCGACGGACATCAGGGACATCGGCGACGCCAGGAAGACGAACCCGCCGCAGCCCAAGATCTCCAACGCCAGCGtgggcgacgagaagctcaccgacgagcagcagcgcgaGGTGGACGAGCACAACAAGGACTTTGAGAAGAAGCACGACaccgccgcgccggccgggaaggacaaggtcgacaagaagTTCTGGACCAAGCGGGGCGGCAGCGAATGA
- a CDS encoding High-affinity methionine permease, giving the protein MAWRRPFGERGNASGTVGEAQREQISAGSTQYIGEKGGNDAPPTYQDASGAPVENNSPLGYSVGPVTITLLNITMMIGAGIYSTPASILAGTGSVGVSFVYWTLGYMLCLASGAVYLEFTAYFPSRSGSEVVFLEQAYPRPMWLFPTTFAVQSVILSFGSANATVMANYLIAISGHEGTNWQIKGTALACYSLATLTLVFNTKYAYWFSNGVGVVKICTLLFVIITGFVVLGGGTKVENPTANFQDAWSGSSTASAYGMTTALYRIIFSYGGYNNAFNVANEVKNPVRSLKIYATAALTTVYILYMFANVAFFAAADDGALLQVPRDEFENSGLTVASLFFEHVFGNSGAVRGLNFLIALASFGNMIAVIIGLSRRIRECGRQGVLPWTTFWVSTKPFGTPLGPYLVIWFLTALMILAVPAGDAFTFVNDLGIFPAAAFNLAMAVGIYVVRWRRRKANLPEPEFKAWHVVILFNICIQLYLLIMPWYPPAGGQYAGDVSFWYATYAVTGIGILLTCAIYYWFWAFLLPKWKGYRLRQELISLDDGAQSNKLRKVPISEVDEWDATHDAAGRLLGPSSGETLVQEKGLRTSSEGNSSDEGKQVSSTIRESSHV; this is encoded by the exons AtggcttggcggcggccgttTGGCGAACGAGGCAACGCTTCGGGGACGGTGGGAGAGGCCCAAAGGGAGCAGATCTCTGCCGGAAGCACCCAGTACATTGGTGAGAAGGGAGGCAACGATgcaccacctacctaccagGACGCATCGGGTGCGCCTGTTGAGAACAACTCCCCGCTGGGGTACTCCGTCGGTCCGGTGACCATCACTCTGCTGAACATTACGATGATGATTGGCGCTGGTATCTACTCTACGC CGGCCAGCATCTTGGCGGGCACGGGCTCTGTGGGCGTCAGTTTTGTGTACTGGACTCTCGGCTACATG CTGTGTCTCGCGTCCGGAGCCGTCTATCTCGAATTCACCGCGTACTTCCCCAGCCGTTCCGGCTCCGAGGTGGTCTTCCTCGAGCAGGCCTACCCCCGGCCCATGTGGCTCTTCCCGACGACGTTTGCCGTCCAGAGTGTCATTCTCTCCTTTGGAAGCGCCAATGCTACGG TCATGGCCAACTATCTCATCGCCATCTCGGGCCACGAAGGCACTAACTGGCAGATCAAGGGTACCGCTCTCGCGTGCTACAGTCTCGCGACCTTGA CACTCGTGTTCAACACCAAGTACGCCTACTGGTTCTCgaacggcgtcggcgtggtCAAGATCTGCACGCTGctcttcgtcatcatcaccggcttcgtcgtgctgggcggcggcaccaAGGTCGAGAACCCCACGGCCAACTTCCAGGACGCGTGGTCTGGCAGCTCGACGGCCAGCGCGTACGgcatgacgacggcgctgtatcgcatcatcttctcgtaCGGAGGCTACAACAACGCCTTCAACGTGGCCAACGAAGTCAAG AACCCAGTCAGGTCGCTCAAGATCTACGCaacggcggccttgacgaccGTGTACATCCTGTACATGTTTGCAAACGTTGCCTTCTTCGCTGCCG CTGACGATGGGGCATTGCTTCAAGTCCCGAGAGACGAGTTCGAAAACTCTGGCCTCACTGTCGCCAGTCTCTTCTTCGAGCATGTGTTTGGCAACAGCGGCGCCGTCCGCGGCCTCAACTTCCTCATCGCGCTGGCCTCCTTTGGCAACATGAttgccgtcatcatcggcttGTCTCGTCGCATCAGAGAGTGCGGTCGCCAGGGTGTCCTGCCTTGGACCACGTTCTGGGTTTCCACCAAGCCCTTCGGAACCCCTCTTGGGCCGTACCTCGTGATCTGGTTCTTGACTGCCCTGATgatcctcgccgtccccgcTGGAGACGCGTTCACCTTTG TGAACGATCTCGGCATCTTCCCGGCGGCCGCGTTCAACCTCGCAATGGCCGTGGGCATTTATGTCGTCCGCTGGCGCCGCAGAAAGGCGAATCTCCCCGAGCCCGAATTCAAAGCGTGGCACGTGGTGATTCTCTTTAACATCTGCATCCAGCTCTACCTTCTCATCATGCCGTGGTATCCTCCCGCAGGTGGCCAGTACGCCGGTGACGTGAGCTTCTGGTACGCGACGTACGCCGTGACTGGTATCGGAAT TCTTCTCACGTGCGCCATCTACTACTGGTTTTGGGCGTTCCTTTTGCCCAAGTGGAAAGGCTACAGGTTGCGACAGGAGCTCATCAGCCTTGACGACGGTGCTCAGAGCAACAAGCTCCGAAAGGTACCGATTTCCGAGGTGGACGAGTGGGATGCTACtcacgacgccgccgggcgCCTTCTCGGTCCGTCTTCCGGCGAGACGCTCGTGCAAGAGAAGGGGTTGCGAACGTCTTCGGAGGGTAATAGTTCGGACGAGGGCAAGCAGGTTTCGAGTACCATTCGTGAGAGCAGCCACGTTTAG
- a CDS encoding Isochorismatase hydrolase: MAASSNFALEKTAVVLIDPYNDFLHPEGKLFPAVQESLTATDTVAHLKTLVAAARSRRVPIFYALHQHWREGIFDGWRHVNPAAAEATGIFQEGGWGDVMHKTLTGRLCALSGFANTDLDYQLRQRGFSHLVIAGMAANTCYESTARYARELTYGTAGFSTAAKDAATNLVWPLIAERIMTVDEYISQM; encoded by the exons ATGGCTGCCTCATCAAACTTTGCACTCGAGAAGACTGCGGTTGTTCTCATAGATCCGTACAACGACTTCCTCCACCCCGAAGGCAAGCTCTTCCCCGCGGTGCAAGAGTCCCTCACAGCTACGGACACCGTCGCCCACCTCAAGACACtcgtggcggcggcccgAAGCCGTCGGGTCCCGATCTTTTACGCCCTGCACCAGCACTGGAGGGAGGGAATCTTTGACGGGTGGCGACACGTCAACCCAGCAGCTGCAGAGGCCACAGGCATCTTCCAGGAGGGCGGCTGGGGGG ATGTCATGCACAAAACACTGACGGGCCGCCTTTGCGCGCTTAGCGGTTTCGCCAACACTGATCTTGACTACCAACTTCGCCAACGCGGATTCTCCCACTTGGTTATTGCCGGCATGGCAGCCAACACATGCTATGAGTCCACGGCACGTTACGCCAGAGAGCT GACCTATGGGACCGCTGGTTTCAGCACGGCGGCAAAGGATGCCGCGACGAACCTTGTCTGGCCTCTGATCGCCGAGCGTATCATGACGGTCGATGAGTATATCTCCCAAATGTAG
- a CDS encoding Histidine acid phosphatase yields MARQQSLSSKLLHVLPFVAYSSASALYSTYSFNPLTHLGGIAPYFESQDPQPSPDVPQGCTAERAAYLVRHAAIYANDFDFEEYIEPFLEKLENKTGIEWSKIPYLNFLADWDAPVSEAETSLLTRVGRLEAARLGVDLEFRYPNLRLPKRVWTSSAERTVKSAQSLVRGLESDDNTMNVVSIYESKESGADSLTPYKACPAYSSSAGSEQSAVFQEKYTKPIIARFNDLAPDFNFTTSDVFGMQQLCGYETVIRGKSPFCDLDLFTPDDWLAWEYTEDIRYHYNSGYGLDASGYVGLPWLNATANLLLQERGTTDEDIYVSFTHRELPPMVAVAMGLFNNSEFVGSESQINDTMPLDRINYRRAWRASNILPFLGNIAIERLNCTGAYGYDDGDFYRVLVNSAPQPLAGCADGPGTSCSRDGFSKYLQERVDKFSGFSEKCGVEYDNSTDVLSIYTDPSVGNGTVVGKRYAPFSQ; encoded by the coding sequence ATGGCTCGCCAACAGAGTCTGAGCTCCAAGCTCCTCCATGTCCTGCCCTTCGTCGCCTactcgtcggcttcggcgctGTACTCGACGTATAGCTTCAACCCGTTGACGCATCTGGGAGGCATCGCTCCCTACTTCGAGTCGCAGGACCCCCAGCCCTCCCCGGACGTTCCCCAAGGTTGCACGGCGGAGCGCGCCGCGTACCTCGTGCGCCATGCGGCCATCTACGCAAACGACTTCGACTTTGAGGAGTACATCGAGCCCttcctcgagaagctggagaaCAAGACCGGGATCGAGTGGAGCAAGATCCCCTACCTGAACTTCCTGGCCGACTGGGACGCCCCCgtctccgaggccgagacctcCCTCCTGACCCGCGTGGGAAGActggaggcggcgcggctgggcgtcgacctcgagttCAGATACCCCAACCTGCGACTGCCCAAGAGGGTCtggacctcctccgccgagAGGACCGTCAAGTCCGCGCAGTCCCTGGTCCGCGGCCTCGAGAGCGACGACAACACCATGAACGTCGTCAGCATCTACGAGTCCAAGGAGTCCGGCGCCGACAGCCTGACCCCCTACAAGGCCTGCCCGGCCTactcctcgtccgccggcagcgagcagtccgccgtcttccaggAAAAATACACCAAGCCCATCATCGCTCGCTTCAACGACCTCGCCCCGGACTTCAACTTCACCACTAGCGACGTCTTCGGCATGCAGCAGCTCTGCGGCTACGAGACCGTCATCCGCGGCAAGTCGCCCTTCTgcgacctcgacctcttcaCCCCGGACGACTGGCTCGCCTGGGAGTACACCGAAGACATCCGCTACCACTACAACTCGGGCTACGGCCTGGACGCCTCCGGGTACGTCGGCCTCCCCTGGCTCAACGCCACCGCGAACCTCCTGCTGCAGGAGCGGGGCACCACCGACGAGGACATCTACGTCAGCTTCACGCACCGTGAGCTGCCGCCcatggtcgccgtcgccatgggCCTCTTCAACAACTCCGAGTTCGTCGGCAGCGAGAGCCAGATCAACGACACGATGCCGCTCGACCGCATCAACTACCGCCGCGCCTGGAGGGCCTCCAACATCCTGCCGTTCCTCGGCAACATCGCCATCGAGCGCCTGAACTGCACCGGGGCCTACGgctacgacgacggcgacttcTACCGCGTGCTGGTGAACAGCGCCCCGCAGCCCTTGGCCGGCTGCGCCGACGGGCCCGGGACCAGCTGCTCGAGGGACGGGTTCAGCAAGTACCTGCAGGAGAGGGTCGACAAGTTCTCCGGCTTCTCCGAGAAGTGCGGCGTCGAGTACGACAACAGCACCGACGTGCTGTCGATTTACACCGACCCCTCTGTCGGGAACGGCACTGTCGTGGGAAAGCGATACGCGCCATTTTCTCAATGA
- a CDS encoding Capsule polysaccharide biosynthesis protein, whose product MCLCLRCICFLDRLIVQSSQVRFRHHWNISRFAVVGAIPRALVTGGLHLPSLNHRQSICVEPYNPLVLQRVAGCPVHDSVCWNPHSPSGRLERPRVWHIFPPADPHSACSNRSRLGYKQHPKQPIRQSCSRQLLTMASVLHERLTGLLETARPAVIRAVQQALQWVAANKGQTAWGAVTAALLYLNVKRFPLVWHLRVFRSIWWPRKGHFGSKPGAVFRPVVTPSRVTLLESDYNLHKSNSTYFSDLDVGRTDLLAALRAEAARGGLYEEYKNGVMVLLAGTSCIFKKEIKPGAAFDMHSRILTWDKKWLYVVTHFVEKSKHAESYTYQPWKKPEDGKTTASKSPVVFATAVSKCVVKAGRLTVPPEKFLQAAGVLATAAHDHSDGEPSGADGNLGDESDPSGDEGWTWARVEEERLRALSMADGFASGLDAAHEEFYALG is encoded by the exons ATGTGTTTGTGTTTGCGCTGCATCTGCTTTCTCGATCGGTTGATTGTACAGTCATCACAGGTTCGGTTCAGACATCATTGGAACATTAGTCGATTCGCGGTTGTCGGAGCCATTCCCAGGGCATTGGTTACCGGGGGCCTGCATCTGCCATCACTCAATCACCGTCAATCTATTTGCGTTGAACCTTATAACCCCCTCGTCCTTCAGCGCGTTGCAGGCTGCCCCGTTCATGACTCGGTGTGCTGGAATCCCCACTCACCTTCTGGACGACTCGAGCGGCCACGTGTTTGGCATATCTTTCCACCCGCGGACCCTCACTCGGCCTGCTCAAATCGGTCTCGTCTCGGCTACAAACAACACCCAAAGCAACCCATTCGACAGTCTTGCTCAAGGCAGCTTCTCACGATGGCCTCGGTGTTGCACGAAAGGCTGACTGGCCTGCTGGAAACAGCCAGGCCGGCTGTCATCCGAGCCGTCCAACAGGCTCTCCAGTGGGTTGCCGCCAACAAAGGCCAAACAGCGTGGGGAGCAGTGACGGCCGCCCTCCTGTACCTGAACGTCAAGAGGTTTCCACTGGTGTGGCAT CTCCGCGTCTTCCGCAGCATCTGGTGGCCAAGAAAGGGCCATTTCGGAAGCAAACCCGGCGCCGTGTTCCGTCCCGTCGTCACGCCGTCACGCGTGACCCTGCTGGAGTCGGACTACAACTTGCACAAGTCCAACAGCACCTACTTctccgacctcgacgtcgggagaaccgacctcctcgccgccctgcgAGCCGAGGCGGCCCGCGGCGGCCTGTACGAGGAGTACAAGAACGGCGTCATGgtcctgctggccggcaCCTCGTGCATCTTCAAGAAGGAAATCAAGCCGGGCGCCGCCTTTGACATGCACAGCCGCATCCTCACCTGGGACAAGAAATGGCTGTACGTCGTGACCCATTTCGTGGAGAAGAGCAAGCACGCCGAGTCGTACACGTACCAGCCGTGGAAGAAGCCGGAAGACGGGAAGACGACCGCCTCCAAATCGCCCGTCGTGTTCGCCACGGCCGTCTCCAAGTgcgtcgtcaaggccggccggctcACGGTGCCCCCCGAGAAGTTCCTCCAGGCGGCGGGGgtcctcgccaccgccgcccacgacCATTCAGACGGCGAGCCTAGCGGAGCTGACGGCAACCTGGGCGACGAATCGGACCCGTCCGGCGACGAGGGGTGGACGTGGGCCAGAGTGGAGGAAGAACGTCTCCGGGCGCTGAGCATGGCGGACGGTTTCGCCAGCGGGTTGGATGCAGCACATGAAGAGTTCTACGCTCTGGGATAG
- a CDS encoding Short-chain dehydrogenase/reductase family oxidoreductase, whose amino-acid sequence MANTVYVITGTNKGIGLGLVKALIARPSTTVVASVRSDQAAASLKSSVEDVAKGDKSELHIMLLDFTKAPEPAKVLEAFNAATSGTVDRIDVVVSNAAVASPGTPSLAISSEDLRNAFEINTIAPLMVFQGLWPLMSQPRATGDVPAKFVGITSSVGSIESQEPFPGGAYGPSKAALNWLVKSLHNQHENLVSVAVHPGWVQTDMGYHAAKEWKYDAGPPVTVDDSVKGVLGAIDGASRETTSGKLVTQTGEIVPW is encoded by the coding sequence ATGGCAAACACGGTCTATGTCATCACCGGCACCAACAAGGGCATCGGTCTCGGCCTGGTCAAGGCCCTCATCGCCCGGCCATCTACGACTGTCGTTGCGTCGGTTCGCAGTGACCAAGCCGCTGCGTCGTTGAAGTCCTCCGTCGAGGACGTGGCCAAGGGCGACAAATCCGAGCTTCACATCATGCTCCTGGATTTCACCAAGGCTCCCGAGCCGGCCAAAGTCCTGGAGGCCTTCAACGCCGCTACCTCTGGCACCGTCGATcgcatcgacgtcgtcgtcagcaacgccgccgtggctTCCCCGGGGACGCCATCTCTGGCCATCTCCAGCGAAGACCTCCGGAACGCATTCGAGATCAACACCATCGCCCCCTTGATGGTCTTCCAGGGCCTCTGGCCCCTGATGAGCCAGCCTCGGGCCACGGGTGACGTCCCCGCCAAGTTCGTCGGGATTACCTCGTCTGTTGGCTCGATCGAGTCCCAGGAGCCCTTTCCAGGCGGCGCTTATGGTCCGAGCAAGGCCGCGCTGAACTGGCTGGTCAAGTCACTGCATAATCAACACGAGAACCTGGTCAGCGTGGCCGTTCACCCCGGATGGGTCCAGACAGACATGGGCTACCACGCGGCCAAGGAGTGGAAGTACGACGCCGGCCCCCCCGTGACTGTCGACGACTCCGTCAAGGGGGTTCTCGGCGCGATTGATGGAGCCAGCCGAGAGACCACCTCTGGAAAACTCGTAACGCAAACGGGTGAGATTGTTCCCTGgtaa